Genomic DNA from Hordeum vulgare subsp. vulgare chromosome 2H, MorexV3_pseudomolecules_assembly, whole genome shotgun sequence:
atatggctaggccgcctgtcgagtttcgtcgcgatcggagtccgtctagtacccgaacggtcgaccgtagcggcaccgtattcggtctaccgtcggacgtgttccggtgttttaaattgtgttgccgcgccgcccgttctccctctcgtctccggatatcccctctacacggccgcgtacccatttcCGCGTTCGgattcgtccgaatccgaccgcacggttggatccggaacgaaattccgcgtaacctagcccccccccatttgtctataaatagaccctcctattattttgggaCAGCGTACCACCCTCTACCTCGGGATCCGCACCAAACCCTAattcccccactctctctcccctgtctcccacctccagccgtcgggcccgcccgagcccgggtcaggcccgctGAAGCCCATCGGGGCCCGAGGCAAACCCTAGCCGAGCCCCCATGGATCTCCCTGCCCGAGCAACGCCTCCCCATGGCTATCCCCGCGCCAGCAGCCAGCGGCCAGCCCCGTAGCTGCCCCGCCGGCTTCCTCCTCCCTCGCCGGTACCCCGCCCCCGCCGAAGTGGCCTGCATCGCCAGCCCCGCCGCCATGGCCGTCCtcctgcccgagctcctcccgtCGGGGTCCCTAACCTGCAGAAGTTCGCCGCCGCCGATCTCCTTCTCCGGCCGCCGccaaccgccgccaccaccgggaaCGGAACCCTGGTGGCCGGATCTAACCCCGCCGCCGGTTCCTCGCCTCCCTCCGCGTCTTCCCCCGCTCCGGCTGCAGCAGCAACCGCCGGCAGTCGCGAGGGCCTCGTCCCGTGCGGTAGGACGAGGGGCTCGACCCGTTGACCGAGCCAGTGCCCAGCTCCAGCGCCGCCTGGGCCGCTCCCCGCATGGGCGACGTGGGCCAGCTTCGCCaggcctcgccccggcccagATACGTCCCAGCGCCTCGAGGCAGCTCCTccggcccagctcctcctcccACCAGACCGGGCCAGGCCCGAAGGTGAGAGTCCCCTGGCCCCTTTGTTGCGCCCCAACATAGTTTAGCTATTTCGCGCTCGTTGCGAGTAGGCCCAGCTGGGGTAGAAGTCGGCCCGATAGGTTTTTCTTAGATTTTTTTGGATTAGGTAAATTCCAGAAATATACGTATATTATATCGTTCGtagtttttaatccgtaagtGGGATCGCGATGAgtagtatatggttttggcgtaggttttcgcgtagaatccgttttagccacttgcataattatttgacgttgtttgacgtgtcgaatgcataaattaacgtgctgtcctattatgtttgcgtcccgtattattttttcgcgcgtgcccggactgcccgtataccgtagattaaatgtccatgttttagggaccattattccatgtttttagagcggtcataggtatttttgcatgtatggattgccggtagtttattttcccgtgtattggttattttctcgcattttcgtgtgggaaTATTTTCTTGTTGCAACccaacatattttatatgttttcggggtagaaaaatccatgggatttttctgtgcaattagttttagtttttgag
This window encodes:
- the LOC123431014 gene encoding proline-rich receptor-like protein kinase PERK9; this translates as MAIPAPAASGQPRSCPAGFLLPRRYPAPAEVACIASPAAMAVLLPELLPSGSLTCRSSPPPISFSGRRQPPPPPGTEPWWPDLTPPPVPRLPPRLPPLRLQQQPPAVARASSRAVGRGARPVDRASAQLQRRLGRSPHGRRGPASPGLAPAQIRPSASRQLLRPSSSSHQTGPGPKVRVPWPLCCAPT